One segment of Olsenella uli DSM 7084 DNA contains the following:
- a CDS encoding AEC family transporter produces MSDFVFSVNATLPIFLTMLLGTLLRRAGVMDEPFTDYLNAFVFRVALPTLLFMDLAGQDFASAWDGRFVLFCLATTLVSIVLIAAASLVFVRDAPRRGEFVQVSYRSSAAILGLAFIQNIYGTGDAGMASLMILGSVPLYNVVAVVVLTLTAPGERGGRPGAVPLLRRAGHGIVTNPIILGIVAGFAWSLLRLPCPELLFSTVHNVGVLATPLGLMAMGASFCPERAKGDVPAALAASVIKLVLLVAAFMPLAVWAGFRDQQLVALLVMLGSASTVSCFVMAKNMGHEGTLTSTVVMMTTFGCAATLTLWLWLLKSLALVG; encoded by the coding sequence GTGAGCGATTTCGTCTTCAGCGTCAATGCGACGTTGCCCATATTCCTGACCATGCTGCTTGGCACGCTCCTGCGTCGTGCGGGCGTCATGGACGAGCCGTTCACCGACTACCTCAACGCATTCGTGTTCAGGGTCGCCCTGCCGACGCTGCTGTTCATGGACCTGGCCGGCCAGGACTTTGCCAGCGCGTGGGACGGTCGCTTCGTGCTGTTTTGCCTTGCCACGACGCTCGTGAGCATCGTGCTGATCGCGGCGGCGTCGCTCGTCTTCGTGCGCGACGCGCCACGGCGTGGCGAGTTCGTCCAGGTGAGTTACCGAAGCTCGGCGGCCATCCTGGGCCTCGCCTTCATCCAGAACATATACGGCACGGGTGACGCGGGCATGGCATCGCTCATGATCTTGGGCAGCGTCCCGTTGTACAACGTCGTTGCCGTGGTGGTGCTGACGCTCACGGCACCCGGCGAGAGGGGCGGGCGGCCGGGGGCGGTGCCGCTCCTGCGCCGTGCGGGGCACGGCATCGTCACCAACCCCATCATACTGGGCATCGTTGCAGGGTTCGCCTGGTCGCTCCTGCGCCTGCCCTGCCCTGAGCTGCTCTTTAGCACCGTCCACAACGTGGGCGTCCTGGCGACGCCGCTGGGGCTCATGGCCATGGGAGCGTCGTTTTGTCCCGAGAGGGCCAAAGGCGACGTCCCAGCCGCGCTCGCCGCCTCCGTCATCAAGCTGGTGCTGCTGGTGGCCGCCTTCATGCCCCTGGCCGTGTGGGCGGGCTTCCGAGACCAGCAGCTGGTGGCGCTTCTGGTGATGCTGGGCTCCGCCTCGACCGTGAGCTGCTTCGTCATGGCCAAGAACATGGGACACGAGGGCACGCTGACCTCGACCGTGGTGATGATGACCACCTTTGGCTGCGCCGCGACGCTGACGCTCTGGCTGTGGCTGCTGAAGTCGCTTGCACTGGTGGGGTGA
- a CDS encoding D-alanine--D-alanine ligase family protein: protein MAERLNVALLFGGTSSEHDVSLRSAANVIDLLSERVDLTLVGITRGGSWLLYGGDATAIADDSWQGHDTTPVCAVPGDGGGLFAVEGGSPVRLPIDVVFPVLHGQGGEDGVTQGLLESCRLPYVGCGVLSSALCTDKDAAHRIVAAAGIRSPRCEVVHPGDGATRIAEVAAACGYPLFVKPARGGSSYGVSKVEGPEQLDEALGLAFGYDEKVAVEEAIVGTEVGCAIMGGAAGELAMGLVDETVVSDGGFFHIHQDHSEGADASTRNSSTRCPALLPPEVMERVRETGTAVWRALGCSGLARVDLFVTERGEVVFNEVNTMPGLTSYSRFPAMMAAAGADMGEVLERLVRSAARTGAR, encoded by the coding sequence ATGGCAGAAAGGCTCAACGTCGCGCTCCTCTTTGGGGGGACCTCGAGCGAGCACGACGTCTCGCTGCGCTCCGCCGCCAACGTGATCGACCTCCTCTCGGAACGCGTCGACCTGACGCTCGTCGGTATCACGAGGGGTGGCAGCTGGCTGCTCTATGGGGGTGACGCCACCGCCATCGCGGACGACTCCTGGCAGGGTCATGACACCACGCCGGTCTGCGCCGTGCCCGGCGATGGGGGTGGGCTTTTCGCAGTCGAGGGTGGGTCGCCCGTCCGGCTGCCCATCGACGTGGTCTTCCCCGTACTCCACGGACAGGGCGGGGAAGACGGCGTGACGCAGGGGCTCCTGGAGTCGTGCCGACTACCCTACGTGGGCTGTGGCGTACTCAGCTCGGCCCTCTGCACGGACAAGGACGCCGCCCACCGCATAGTCGCTGCCGCAGGCATCCGCTCACCTCGCTGCGAGGTCGTGCACCCCGGCGACGGGGCCACACGCATCGCCGAGGTCGCGGCCGCCTGCGGCTACCCCCTCTTCGTGAAGCCGGCCCGCGGGGGATCCAGCTACGGCGTCAGCAAGGTCGAGGGTCCCGAGCAGCTGGACGAGGCCCTCGGGCTTGCCTTCGGCTATGACGAAAAGGTCGCCGTCGAGGAGGCCATCGTGGGCACCGAGGTGGGCTGTGCCATCATGGGCGGCGCCGCGGGCGAGCTCGCGATGGGGCTGGTGGACGAGACGGTCGTCTCGGATGGAGGCTTCTTCCATATCCACCAGGACCACAGCGAGGGTGCGGACGCATCGACGAGAAACTCCTCGACTCGCTGTCCCGCGCTCCTCCCGCCCGAGGTCATGGAGCGCGTGCGCGAGACGGGAACGGCCGTCTGGCGCGCGCTGGGCTGCTCGGGACTCGCCCGCGTCGACCTCTTCGTGACCGAGAGGGGCGAGGTGGTCTTCAACGAGGTCAACACCATGCCCGGCCTTACCAGCTACTCGCGCTTCCCGGCCATGATGGCCGCAGCGGGTGCCGACATGGGGGAGGTCCTGGAGCGCCTCGTCCGCAGCGCCGCACGGACGGGCGCCCGCTAG
- a CDS encoding DNA cytosine methyltransferase gives MNAPIRLPEDPRNHLFLEYLRFVREFKPRAILIENVPGLVSFEHGSTLHAILDSLANLGYEADVHISGAPFYGAPQMRWRTVILGLRGSMIPQSAWPEPTRHAPIRANFTTTFDGHPIVKRPSPAVDAPFTTVGDAIGDLPPLENGERGITCKDYASPPQCSYQAAMCVGSAGVFNHEAPRLSAVNIERLKYIKQGGNWTDIPIDLLPKGMRRARRTDHTKRYGRPRWDDLASTVLTKCDPHWGAFFHPDQARAFTVREAARFQSFPGHYVFLGTQAEQYAEVGNAVPPMLACCVGQSLKAVLEG, from the coding sequence ATTAACGCTCCAATCAGGTTGCCAGAAGACCCTCGTAACCACCTCTTTCTTGAGTATTTGCGATTCGTTAGAGAATTTAAACCCAGAGCCATTCTAATAGAGAACGTTCCTGGTCTGGTTTCTTTTGAACACGGAAGCACTCTTCATGCCATATTGGATTCCCTCGCGAATTTAGGATATGAAGCAGATGTTCATATATCGGGGGCACCGTTTTACGGTGCACCTCAGATGCGGTGGCGGACTGTCATCTTGGGTCTGCGTGGTTCTATGATTCCGCAGTCAGCTTGGCCCGAGCCAACTCGACATGCCCCGATTAGGGCCAATTTCACTACAACATTCGATGGCCATCCAATCGTTAAGCGCCCCTCTCCCGCAGTCGACGCTCCTTTTACGACTGTAGGAGATGCGATTGGGGACTTGCCGCCTCTAGAGAATGGAGAGAGGGGGATTACCTGTAAAGATTATGCTTCGCCACCTCAATGCTCTTATCAGGCTGCTATGTGTGTTGGATCCGCTGGCGTTTTTAATCACGAGGCACCGCGGCTTTCGGCGGTCAATATAGAGAGACTTAAATACATAAAGCAAGGAGGTAATTGGACGGATATCCCCATCGATCTTCTACCTAAGGGCATGCGACGAGCTCGCAGAACTGATCATACAAAACGCTATGGGCGGCCACGGTGGGACGACCTCGCAAGCACTGTCCTTACAAAGTGTGATCCTCACTGGGGTGCTTTCTTCCACCCAGATCAAGCACGAGCGTTTACTGTACGTGAGGCCGCACGGTTTCAATCTTTTCCAGGCCACTATGTATTCCTCGGGACCCAGGCCGAGCAATATGCCGAAGTCGGAAATGCAGTTCCGCCCATGCTGGCCTGCTGCGTTGGACAATCGCTAAAGGCTGTACTGGAGGGATGA
- a CDS encoding glycyl-radical enzyme activating protein, producing MQSATVFNIQKFSLNDGPGIRTVVFLKGCPLRCLWCSNPESQHREPQLEWKASACTGCGTCVGLCPQASAITTVGKRHVDVRKLRGDSPEAAAAIEACPARALSCVGETKTVDEVLETCLQDRLFYEDSGGGVTLSGGEALTWPEFDIELLSRLHGEGVDTCIETEAYVPTATFEAVAEHLDHLLIDLKHWDSSAHERGTGGGNGLVLANLRRAFDMGKDVLVRTPVIPGFNDGVEDARRMARILLDVGTTRVQLLPFHNFGESKYDLLGWEYHLHGTQNLHPEDLAEYARAYQDEGVEAFF from the coding sequence ATGCAGAGCGCGACCGTGTTCAACATCCAGAAGTTCAGCCTGAACGACGGGCCCGGCATACGCACCGTCGTCTTCCTCAAGGGCTGCCCCCTGCGCTGCCTCTGGTGCTCCAACCCCGAGAGCCAGCATCGGGAGCCACAGCTCGAGTGGAAGGCAAGCGCCTGCACGGGCTGCGGCACCTGCGTTGGGTTGTGTCCCCAGGCGAGCGCCATCACCACGGTCGGTAAGCGCCACGTGGACGTGCGCAAGCTGAGGGGCGACTCCCCCGAGGCGGCAGCGGCCATCGAAGCGTGCCCCGCTCGGGCCCTCTCGTGCGTGGGCGAGACCAAGACCGTCGATGAGGTCCTCGAGACCTGCCTGCAGGACAGGTTGTTCTACGAAGATTCGGGCGGGGGCGTCACGCTGTCGGGTGGCGAGGCCCTCACCTGGCCCGAGTTCGACATCGAACTGCTCTCGCGCCTCCACGGCGAGGGCGTGGACACCTGCATCGAGACCGAGGCATATGTGCCCACGGCAACCTTCGAGGCTGTCGCGGAGCACCTGGACCACCTGCTCATCGACCTCAAGCACTGGGACTCCTCCGCCCACGAGCGGGGGACCGGCGGTGGCAACGGGCTCGTCCTTGCCAACCTGAGAAGGGCGTTCGACATGGGCAAGGACGTGCTCGTGCGCACGCCCGTCATCCCAGGCTTCAACGATGGCGTCGAGGACGCACGACGCATGGCACGCATCCTGCTGGACGTTGGCACGACGCGCGTGCAGCTCCTCCCCTTTCACAACTTCGGCGAAAGCAAGTACGACCTGCTGGGTTGGGAGTACCACCTACACGGGACGCAAAACCTCCACCCCGAGGACCTGGCGGAGTATGCACGGGCATACCAGGACGAGGGGGTGGAGGCGTTCTTCTAG
- a CDS encoding YncE family protein, translating into MWCGRHSWQAERKGPRGERQARGARPSWQTTASKGGGAVAVEMLAVLVAGALLALALLGRTSVRGISPARETPTRGYVYAGMHEVGGHQGVAYANGSYWVTNNNTILRYDADWDQIDQRDDALADVGGTANHLGDIDVYDGLLYAAAQHFEDGMASDLSIAVYDANTLTLQRDIQVSAASGQTECSGVAVDPAMGSLWLCSWEDGISSQYLYEYDLASGDFRRKVRLVGAPRAVQGVTCRDGALYLSADNGSASVGEPDHIYRVELADGGRSATATLELTLGDIEEDGEAEGLTFNDDARQLVIDYNCSTARVYLYDLQ; encoded by the coding sequence ATGTGGTGTGGGAGACATTCGTGGCAGGCGGAGCGGAAGGGGCCGAGGGGAGAGCGTCAGGCAAGGGGCGCGCGGCCCTCATGGCAGACGACCGCCAGCAAGGGTGGTGGCGCCGTCGCGGTGGAGATGCTCGCGGTCCTGGTGGCAGGGGCGCTTCTCGCCCTGGCGTTGCTGGGCCGCACGTCCGTCCGTGGCATCTCGCCTGCACGCGAGACGCCCACGCGGGGCTATGTGTACGCAGGCATGCACGAGGTGGGCGGTCATCAGGGCGTCGCGTATGCGAACGGCTCGTACTGGGTGACGAACAACAATACCATCCTGCGCTACGATGCGGACTGGGACCAGATCGACCAGCGCGACGATGCCCTTGCGGATGTGGGCGGCACCGCCAACCACCTGGGGGACATCGACGTCTACGACGGCCTGCTCTATGCGGCGGCGCAGCACTTCGAGGATGGCATGGCATCCGACCTCTCCATAGCGGTCTATGATGCCAACACACTGACGCTGCAGCGAGACATCCAAGTGAGTGCCGCATCCGGCCAGACGGAGTGCTCGGGCGTCGCGGTCGACCCCGCCATGGGGTCACTTTGGCTCTGCTCGTGGGAGGATGGCATCAGCAGCCAGTACCTCTACGAGTACGACCTCGCGTCCGGCGACTTTCGACGCAAGGTGCGACTGGTTGGCGCCCCGCGGGCGGTGCAAGGCGTCACCTGCCGCGACGGGGCTCTCTACCTCTCGGCTGACAATGGGTCGGCAAGTGTGGGAGAGCCCGACCACATCTACCGTGTGGAGCTGGCGGATGGCGGGCGCAGCGCGACTGCCACGCTTGAGCTGACGCTGGGCGACATCGAGGAGGACGGAGAGGCGGAAGGCCTGACCTTCAACGACGACGCCCGTCAGCTGGTCATCGACTACAACTGCAGCACTGCCCGCGTCTACCTCTATGACCTGCAGTAG
- a CDS encoding NADPH-dependent FMN reductase, with protein sequence MEKKNVLIVCGTLRKNGYNLQLANVIKQLIGKRADVSYLDYSELPPMNQDLESPEPASVAAVRGAVRAADGIWFVTPQYNASFPGHIKNLIDWLSRPLPGQGRGSVVITGRKVTVSGAGGRTATTEMRRELGSLLAFVGADVMSEPETGIALSGGSWQTGKLKLSDDDRSALSDQVDAFLEFIA encoded by the coding sequence GTGGAGAAGAAGAACGTCCTTATCGTCTGCGGGACCCTGCGCAAGAACGGCTACAATCTGCAGCTGGCCAACGTCATCAAGCAGCTCATCGGCAAGCGGGCTGACGTCAGCTACCTTGATTACTCCGAGCTGCCGCCCATGAACCAGGACCTGGAGAGTCCCGAGCCTGCATCCGTTGCCGCCGTACGCGGCGCCGTCCGGGCCGCCGACGGCATCTGGTTCGTCACCCCGCAGTACAACGCATCGTTTCCTGGGCACATCAAGAACCTGATCGACTGGCTGAGCCGCCCTCTGCCCGGCCAGGGTCGCGGCTCCGTCGTGATTACCGGTCGCAAGGTCACTGTCTCGGGTGCTGGCGGACGTACGGCAACCACGGAGATGCGCAGGGAGTTGGGTTCACTGCTAGCCTTCGTGGGTGCCGACGTCATGAGCGAACCCGAAACCGGCATCGCGCTATCCGGCGGGTCCTGGCAGACCGGCAAGCTCAAGCTCTCGGACGATGACAGGTCAGCACTCTCCGACCAGGTCGACGCCTTCCTGGAGTTCATTGCATAG
- a CDS encoding aminotransferase class I/II-fold pyridoxal phosphate-dependent enzyme, which produces MPQQTFSERLAQRMGERGLKQVDLVHLAQDQGKKLGKSQLSQYVSGKTTPRAETLAFLAQALGVSEEWLLGEASAAIGASGAPGASVAVGVSSDVGDSAPNGSTATIGADTKSRLGAKARPSTRGATQTKGARMREFKKSSKLDNVLYDVRGPVVDEANRMEDEGVHVLKLNIGNPAPFGFRTPDEVVSDMRRQLTECEGYSASRGLFSARKAIMQYDQIKGIPNVQMDDIYTGNGVSELIQLTLNALLDVGDEILIPSPDYPLWTACASLAGGTAVHYLCDEQAHWFPDMTDIRSKITDRTKAIVIINPNNPTGVLYPREVLQEIVGIAREHQLIILADEIYDRLVMDGKEHVSIASLAPDLFCITFNGLSKSHMIAGYRIGWMSISGNKDLGRDLMMGINMLSNMRLCSNVPAQSIVQTALGGHQSVKDYIVPGGRVFEQREFVYSALKEIDGVSVVKPDAAFYIFPRLDPAKFNIQDDERMALDLLRQKHVLIVHGKGFNWQTPGYFRIVYLPRLETLRGAMSNLADFLSYYRQ; this is translated from the coding sequence ATGCCGCAACAGACATTCTCGGAGCGCCTTGCGCAAAGGATGGGGGAGCGTGGCCTCAAGCAGGTCGATCTCGTCCACCTGGCGCAGGACCAAGGCAAGAAGCTGGGAAAGTCGCAGCTCAGCCAGTACGTGAGTGGGAAGACCACACCGCGGGCGGAGACCCTCGCGTTTCTCGCTCAGGCCCTTGGCGTAAGCGAGGAATGGCTTCTGGGGGAGGCCTCGGCGGCGATCGGCGCATCAGGTGCCCCTGGCGCATCGGTTGCCGTCGGTGTGTCGAGCGACGTCGGTGACAGTGCGCCGAATGGCAGTACCGCCACGATTGGCGCCGATACAAAGTCCCGTCTCGGCGCGAAGGCCAGGCCCAGCACGCGCGGGGCAACTCAGACGAAGGGTGCTCGCATGAGGGAGTTCAAGAAGTCCTCCAAGCTCGACAACGTCCTGTACGACGTGCGTGGTCCCGTCGTCGACGAGGCAAACCGCATGGAGGACGAGGGCGTCCACGTCCTCAAGCTCAACATCGGCAACCCCGCTCCGTTCGGCTTTCGCACGCCGGACGAGGTCGTGTCCGACATGCGCCGCCAGCTGACCGAATGCGAGGGCTACTCCGCCAGCCGCGGGCTGTTCTCCGCGCGCAAGGCCATCATGCAGTACGACCAGATCAAGGGCATCCCCAACGTGCAGATGGATGACATCTACACGGGCAACGGCGTGTCGGAGCTCATCCAGCTCACGCTGAACGCCCTTCTCGACGTCGGCGACGAGATCCTGATCCCCAGTCCCGACTACCCGCTGTGGACCGCGTGCGCCTCGCTGGCCGGCGGAACCGCCGTCCACTATCTCTGTGACGAGCAGGCCCATTGGTTTCCCGACATGACCGACATCCGCTCCAAGATCACGGACCGCACCAAGGCCATCGTCATCATCAATCCCAACAACCCCACGGGCGTCCTGTACCCACGCGAGGTCCTGCAGGAGATCGTCGGGATCGCCCGTGAACACCAGCTCATAATCCTTGCGGACGAGATCTACGACCGCCTGGTCATGGATGGCAAGGAGCACGTCTCCATCGCGAGCCTGGCACCGGACCTGTTCTGCATCACGTTCAACGGGCTCTCCAAGTCTCACATGATCGCGGGCTACCGCATTGGCTGGATGTCGATATCGGGCAACAAGGACCTGGGCCGTGACCTCATGATGGGCATCAACATGCTCTCCAACATGCGCCTGTGCTCGAACGTGCCGGCACAGTCCATCGTCCAGACCGCCCTGGGCGGGCACCAGTCCGTCAAGGACTACATCGTTCCCGGCGGTCGCGTCTTCGAGCAGCGCGAGTTCGTCTACAGTGCGCTCAAGGAGATCGACGGCGTGAGCGTGGTGAAGCCCGACGCGGCGTTCTACATCTTCCCGCGGCTCGATCCCGCCAAGTTCAACATCCAGGACGACGAGCGCATGGCCCTTGACCTCTTGCGTCAGAAGCACGTGCTCATCGTCCACGGGAAGGGCTTCAACTGGCAGACGCCGGGCTACTTCCGCATCGTCTACCTGCCACGCCTTGAGACGCTGCGCGGAGCCATGTCCAACCTCGCGGACTTCCTGAGCTACTATCGGCAATAA
- a CDS encoding glycyl radical protein, with the protein MENKEHFGALTARMRAFREEVLDERPFVDAERAVLCTESYRQTQNQPPVMRRALALAHILDDMSIYIEDKTLLAGNQATKNCNAPVFPEYTLGFVLDELDSFEKRDGDVFYITDEDKRRIRGIAPFWENNTLRDRGMALLPDEVSVFMETGLFGMEGKLNAGDAHLAINHARMLREGLRGYEERARRAKAALDLTDPDSVDKYAFYKAVLVVIDAVRRFSLRYSALAVDLASRESDPARRAELERMGAICAKVPYEPASSFREAMQAVWFSQVLLQIESNGHSLSFGRFDQYLYPYYKADLDGGRISEDEALELLCNLWIKTLTVQKIRSQAHTLSSAGSPMYQNVTIGGQTTDGRDAVNELSFLVLRSVAQTRLTQPNLTVRYHANIDRRFLDECVEVMRLGFGMPALNNDEVIIPSFISWGVSEEDAYDYSAIGCVECAVPGKWGYRCTGMSYLNFPRLLLCTMNGGVDLTSGKRFTKDCGHFTEMESYEELAEAWDKTIREMCRYSVIVENAIDKASERDVPDVLCSALTDDCIARGKTIKEGGAVYDFISGLQVGIANMADSLAAIKKLVFEEEKIGRQQLWDALLDDFQSPEGQRVQRLLIDEAPKYGNDIDYVDDLAVESYEPYIEEVAKYPSTRFGRGPIGGIRYAGTSSISANVGQGMGTMATPDGRHAREPLAEGCSPAHNCDKQGPTAVFKSVSKLPTEKITGGVLLNQKLTPTMLSREENRQKLELMLQTFFNRLHGYHVQYNVVSRDTLIDAQRHPEAHKDLIVRVAGYSAFFNVLSRATQDDIIGRTEQTL; encoded by the coding sequence ATGGAGAACAAGGAGCACTTCGGGGCATTGACCGCACGCATGCGGGCCTTCCGCGAGGAGGTCCTCGACGAGCGGCCGTTCGTCGACGCCGAGCGCGCCGTGCTCTGCACCGAGTCCTACCGCCAGACGCAGAACCAGCCCCCCGTCATGCGTCGCGCGCTTGCCCTCGCGCACATCCTCGACGACATGAGCATCTACATCGAGGACAAGACCCTCCTCGCCGGCAACCAGGCCACCAAGAACTGCAACGCGCCGGTCTTCCCCGAGTACACCTTGGGCTTCGTGCTCGACGAGCTGGACTCGTTCGAGAAGCGCGACGGCGACGTGTTCTACATCACCGACGAGGACAAGCGGCGCATCCGCGGCATCGCGCCCTTCTGGGAGAACAACACCCTGCGCGACCGCGGCATGGCGCTTCTCCCCGACGAGGTCTCCGTCTTCATGGAGACGGGTCTCTTCGGCATGGAGGGCAAGCTCAACGCCGGCGACGCGCACCTCGCCATCAACCATGCGCGCATGCTGCGCGAGGGCCTGCGCGGCTACGAGGAGCGCGCCCGCCGCGCCAAGGCCGCTCTCGACCTCACGGATCCCGACTCCGTCGACAAGTACGCCTTCTACAAGGCCGTACTCGTCGTGATCGACGCGGTCCGCCGCTTCTCCCTGCGCTACTCTGCCCTTGCCGTCGACCTTGCGTCCCGCGAGTCCGATCCCGCGCGCAGGGCCGAGCTCGAGCGCATGGGCGCCATCTGTGCCAAGGTGCCCTACGAGCCCGCCTCCTCCTTCCGCGAGGCCATGCAGGCCGTCTGGTTCTCCCAGGTGCTCCTGCAGATCGAGTCAAACGGCCACTCGCTCTCCTTCGGCCGCTTCGACCAGTACCTGTACCCCTACTACAAGGCGGACCTCGACGGCGGCAGGATAAGCGAGGACGAGGCGCTCGAGCTTCTCTGCAACCTCTGGATCAAGACCCTCACCGTGCAGAAGATCCGCAGCCAGGCACACACGCTCTCCTCAGCTGGCTCGCCCATGTACCAGAACGTCACCATCGGCGGCCAGACCACGGATGGGCGCGATGCCGTCAACGAGCTCTCCTTCCTGGTGCTGCGCTCCGTGGCACAGACCCGCCTCACCCAACCCAACCTCACCGTGCGCTACCACGCCAACATCGACAGGCGCTTCCTGGACGAGTGCGTCGAGGTCATGCGGCTTGGCTTTGGCATGCCCGCCCTCAACAACGACGAGGTCATCATCCCCTCCTTCATCAGCTGGGGCGTGTCTGAGGAGGACGCCTACGACTACTCGGCCATCGGCTGCGTGGAGTGCGCCGTGCCGGGCAAGTGGGGCTACCGCTGCACCGGCATGAGCTACCTCAACTTCCCGCGCCTGCTGCTCTGTACCATGAACGGGGGGGTCGACCTCACGAGTGGCAAGCGCTTCACCAAGGACTGCGGCCACTTCACCGAGATGGAGAGCTACGAGGAGCTCGCCGAGGCCTGGGACAAGACCATCCGCGAGATGTGCCGCTACTCCGTGATCGTGGAGAACGCCATCGACAAGGCCTCGGAGCGTGACGTGCCCGACGTGCTCTGCTCCGCGCTCACGGACGACTGCATCGCGCGCGGCAAGACCATCAAGGAGGGCGGCGCCGTCTACGACTTCATCAGCGGACTGCAGGTGGGCATCGCCAACATGGCCGACTCCCTGGCGGCAATCAAGAAGCTCGTCTTCGAGGAGGAGAAGATCGGTCGCCAGCAGCTGTGGGACGCCCTCCTCGACGACTTTCAGAGTCCCGAGGGCCAGCGTGTCCAGCGGCTGCTCATCGACGAGGCCCCCAAGTACGGCAACGACATCGACTATGTCGACGACCTGGCAGTCGAGTCGTACGAGCCCTATATCGAGGAGGTCGCAAAGTACCCCAGCACCCGCTTCGGCCGTGGCCCCATAGGGGGCATCCGCTATGCCGGGACCAGTTCCATCAGCGCGAACGTGGGGCAGGGCATGGGAACCATGGCCACGCCGGACGGGCGCCATGCCCGCGAGCCGCTAGCCGAGGGCTGCAGCCCGGCGCACAACTGCGACAAGCAGGGGCCCACGGCCGTCTTCAAGTCCGTCTCCAAGCTTCCGACCGAGAAGATCACGGGTGGCGTGCTGCTCAACCAGAAGCTGACCCCCACCATGCTCTCCCGCGAGGAGAACAGGCAGAAGCTCGAGCTGATGCTGCAGACCTTCTTCAACCGCCTGCATGGCTACCACGTCCAGTACAACGTCGTGAGTCGGGATACCTTGATTGACGCACAGAGGCATCCTGAGGCGCACAAGGACCTCATCGTGCGCGTGGCAGGCTATTCGGCCTTCTTCAATGTGCTGTCCCGTGCGACCCAGGATGACATCATCGGCCGCACGGAGCAGACGCTCTAG
- a CDS encoding NotI family restriction endonuclease, with product MAGTIVDFFGYRANDSSNEARLAIVRQECPFIHDACTKMLGRDGTRSGVCAVKQVSSDQRIICCPIRLYADDYQLLRTISKMTFNYDYGLYAGRATVSRSIREGGAVAVFDHRWGGELRLPKRNGVGNYFADWVLALLDESGVLKEFTSIEVQTIDTTGSYCNSRNCLLEGRPQEQSTVGLNWENVSKRIIPQLVYKGQVLQREALCRSGLWFVTPQPVYDRIVERLGGIENMAFGYAPQPGALHFLRYDYDHDVVPFEGTPTKLRVVGDDCSTVEQVQAVFSRVRLPKSGVYGETLRQALYGDSDTSYWATTLG from the coding sequence ATGGCCGGGACTATCGTTGATTTCTTTGGTTATAGGGCGAACGACTCAAGCAATGAGGCTCGCCTCGCAATAGTTCGTCAAGAGTGCCCCTTCATACATGATGCCTGTACAAAGATGCTTGGACGTGATGGCACTCGATCGGGTGTCTGCGCCGTAAAACAAGTATCTTCGGATCAGCGCATCATCTGCTGCCCCATTCGGCTTTATGCCGATGACTACCAGCTTCTCCGCACTATTTCAAAGATGACCTTCAACTACGACTATGGTCTCTATGCGGGGCGAGCAACTGTCAGTCGTTCAATTCGCGAAGGTGGTGCCGTTGCTGTCTTCGACCATCGCTGGGGCGGAGAGCTACGATTGCCAAAGAGAAATGGCGTTGGTAACTACTTTGCCGACTGGGTTCTCGCTCTTCTTGATGAGTCTGGCGTCCTGAAGGAGTTCACCTCCATTGAGGTACAGACCATAGATACCACAGGCAGCTACTGCAATTCTCGCAATTGCCTCCTTGAGGGGCGGCCTCAGGAACAATCTACCGTTGGTCTGAACTGGGAAAACGTATCAAAACGGATCATCCCCCAGCTTGTCTACAAAGGGCAGGTCTTACAACGCGAGGCCCTCTGTCGTTCAGGCCTATGGTTTGTTACCCCACAACCCGTTTACGACAGGATCGTGGAGCGTTTGGGAGGCATTGAGAACATGGCTTTCGGTTACGCCCCTCAGCCTGGCGCCCTTCATTTCCTACGTTATGATTACGATCATGATGTTGTCCCTTTTGAAGGGACGCCTACTAAATTACGTGTCGTAGGCGATGACTGTTCGACCGTAGAGCAGGTGCAAGCAGTCTTTAGCAGAGTCAGGCTTCCCAAGTCTGGAGTCTATGGTGAAACTCTACGGCAGGCGCTATACGGGGACAGCGATACTTCTTACTGGGCAACGACATTAGGCTAG